From a region of the Babesia bovis T2Bo chromosome 1, whole genome shotgun sequence genome:
- a CDS encoding Erv1 / Alr family protein codes for MYIGNEMAPASPDTEDSRRNYTFAQSMEAVDRNAAIDPCSAQWILIWMYGSYVDEIPTNSQRRNIDVFYKTMIDMCNNGRQCFETFTSSFPPQTESRRALLGWIQMAENSCRIKNGLPSKIFNYRELMKRWRYPDGYL; via the exons ATGTACATAGGAAATGAAATGGCACCAGCTTCTCCTGATACCGAAGACAGCAGACGTAATTATACATTTGCACAGTCTATGGAAGCAGTCGACAGAAATGCTGCCATAGACCCATGCAGTGCTCAATGGATCTTG ATATGGATGTACGGATCTTATGTTGACGAAATCCCGACTAATTCACAACGACGTAACATTGATGTCTTCTACAAAACAATGATTGACATGTGTAACAATGGTAGACAATGCTTCGAAACATTTACATCGTCATTTCCACCACA AACCGAAAGTCGCCGTGCACTTCTGGGATGGATACAAATGGCAGAGAATTCCTGCCGCATAAAGAATGGACTTCCATCTAAAATATTTAA TTATCGGGAGCTAATGAAGCGATGGCGTTACCCAGATGGATACTTGTAA
- a CDS encoding Snf7 family protein, whose translation MRFFGKSKSTVSLHQTSGELETSIRNLEEKINSCNVELARLKTVLCGSSNATALSAAKRKATTILRRRQVYETQRDQLLGAQLAVDNCNHIYSQVQTAAQIHNALSASLKATKKQLKKTNFDDLERLQEDMEDLQDYTEDINDALIRPDLVGSQIDDAELEFELSTLAEQDVEVPPVSASRVTSVKTAIAKATEFFEDMIAPTPPTSRGTKIKDIDSNIKN comes from the exons ATGAG ATTTTTTGGAAAATCTAAGTCGACAGTTTCGTTACATCAAACATCAG GAGAACTGGAAACTAGTATAAGGAATCTAGAGGAGAAAATCAATTCATGCAATGTTGAATTAGCTCGCCTGAAGACGGTACTATGTGGTTCATCAAATGCCACTGCTCTGTCTGCAGCTAAACGCAAGGCAACCACTATATTACGACGCAGACAGGTTTATGAAACCCAGCGAGATCAATTGCTTGGGGCTCAATTGGCTGTAGATAATTGTAATCACATATATAGTCAGGTTCAAACTGCTGCTCAAATT CACAATGCGCTTTCTGCATCGTTAAAAGCAACGAAAAAACAATTGAAGAAAACCAATTTTGATGACCTAGAG CGTCTCCAGGAGGATATGGAAGATTTACAAGACTACACGGAAGATATTAATGATGCGCTGATTCGCCCTGATTTA GTTGGTTCACAGATAGATGATGCAGAGCTGGAGTTTGAGTTATCTACACTTGCTGAGCAGGATGTTGAAGTGCCCCCGGTATCTGCATCTCGTGTTACTAGTGTGAAGACCGCTATCG CTAAAGCAACAGAGTTCTTTGAGG ATATGATAGCACCAACGCCTCCCACATCAAGAGGAACTAAAATAAAGGATATAGATTCAAACATTAAGAATTGA
- a CDS encoding CRAL/TRIO domain family protein: MEPMKTEPDSSNPLGYDDPLLDAIVIPDYVKNYVPREDEYNTVTKSGHQIRFIFSNVQFTNFELEHIRAFKIFAVQHLEGPQLDANDAVEIFKRRFTATAFAEDGYLLRCLIGNNYKYQAAFDDMRENLQWRKDTLPIARHEIAGVLSRGIIYVHGRDRCMRPIVVLQLSRVGKTAHDAVLRCIFFMLEVTIHKLLIPGTIEQWKVIVDMSGTNLLGMQVSLIKQIARALTVNYRGRLSQMFLINAPYIISGIWGIVKNVLPEATQEKIQISSGRNTKKLLENMDPSQLEKRFGGKAADVTVYDIPVMPEM; encoded by the exons ATGGAGCCTATGAAAACAGAACCAGATTCATCTAATCCACTTGGTTATGATGATCCTCTTTTAGACGCCATTGTGATTCCGGATTACGTGAAAAACTACGTACCCCGTGAGGATGAATACAACACG GTTACCAAAAGTGGTCACCAGATACGTTTTATCTTTTCCAATGTTCAATTTACAAATTTTGAGTTGGAGCACATTCGTGCTTTTAAGATATTTGCGGTTCAGCACCTTGAGGGTCCTCAGCTAGACGCCAACGATGCTGTAGAGATCTTCAAGAGGCGCTTCACAGCCACTGCATTCGCTGAGGATGGTTATTTGCTACGTTGTTTAATTGGCAACAATTATAAATACCAAGCTGCATTCGATGACATGCGGGAGAATTTACAATGGCGCAAAGATACGCTACCTATTGCTCGTCATGAAATTGCAGGCGTTTTGTCTCgtggtataatatatgttcacGGGCGTGATCGTTGTATGCGTCCTATTGTAGTTCTTCAATTGAGCCGTGTAGGCAAGACTGCTCATGACGCTGTTTTGCGTTGCATTTTTTTCATGCTTGAGGTTACGATTCACAAGCTTTTGATTCCAGGTACAATTGAGCAGTGGAAAGTGATTGTTGATATGAGTGGAACGAATTTGCTTGGGATGCAAGTATCTCTTATCAAGCAGATTGCGCGTGCTCTAACCGTTAACTACCGTGGACGCCTTTCACAGATGTTTTTGATTAACGCACCTTACATTATATCAGGTATTTGGGGCATTGTGAAAAACGTGTTACCGGAGGCCACTCAGGagaagattcagataaGTTCTGGAAGGAATACTAAAAAGCTGCTGGAAAATATGGACCCATCTCAACTTGAAAAGAGGTTTGGTGGCAAGGCGGCTGACGTCACTGTGTACGACATCCCAGTAATGCCTGAAATGTAG
- a CDS encoding putative integral membrane protein, translated as MRMADCATYDVPDDVSYRTSSIGTVTPSGAISPSFHKGFMEMQRELGNEPLKSGNDNLEYIRVLQACLSGSIADPATPWSRSTASSDADIANDCVIDSPMHSNNVKSDFIKSSRRRYKTCIPMSRVNTSKNGCGIYTHSNRYINTASHAHENDEPLHYNPHPFDDEELWKAERQHLGQSQTKRDLSNAYDKRNNATNGNVILLDDDRNDARLAVSLLKLRTGVKGQQKIIRLHRIGTHLQLEYSEAVEDLELSYVPTENIAKGDDSIQRTIHENSPRCEDWIANFHLYTKPEMPSYGYSIVWVASGLLCAMAACTLYLRNRNTAVA; from the coding sequence ATGAGGATGGCCGATTGTGCCACATATGACGTTCCTGATGACGTCAGCTATAGGACAAGCTCCATAGGCACAGTAACGCCATCTGGAGCCATATCTCCGTCTTTTCATAAAGGATTTATGGAGATGCAACGTGAATTGGGCAATGAGCCTCTGAAATCTGGCAATGATAACTTAGAGTATATAAGAGTACTACAGGCGTGTTTGTCAGGCTCTATAGCAGACCCGGCGACTCCATGGTCAAGATCCACTGCCAGTAGTGATGCTGATATTGCAAATGACTGTGTCATTGATTCTCCGATGCATTCTAATAATGTGAAGTCCGACTTCATCAAGTCTAGCAGACGACGTTACAAAACATGCATTCCAATGAGCCGTGTAAATACTAGTAAAAATGGATGCGGAATATACACACATTCTAATCGTTACATTAATACTGCATCACATGCACATGAAAATGATGAACCTCTCCATTATAATCCGCATCCATTTGACGATGAAGAATTGTGGAAGGCAGAAAGACAACATTTAGGGCAATCTCAGACTAAAAGGGATCTCAGCAATGCATATGATAAACGAAACAATGCGACTAATGGTAATGTAATCCTACTTGATGACGATCGCAATGATGCCCGATTGGCTGTATCTCTCCTAAAACTGCGCACTGGAGTAAAGGGACAACAAAAAATTATACGCCTACACAGAATTGGCACACATTTACAACTAGAATATTCAGAAGCCGTAGAAGATTTAGAGCTGAGCTACGTGCCTACTGagaatatcgcaaaaggAGATGATTCCATACAACGTACAATACATGAAAACTCTCCCCGGTGCGAAGATTGGATTGCGAACTTCCACTTGTATACAAAGCCAGAAATGCCTTCATATGGATACTCTATAGTGTGGGTTGCATCTGGACTTTTATGCGCAATGGCAGCGTGCACGCTCTATTTGAGAAATAGGAATACTGCAGTGGCATAG
- a CDS encoding Transcription factor S-II (TFIIS) central domain family protein has translation MALKKKGVKRARRALSLQQKEKNNLTSEKERIRNTYGKKLEECLIRGLEEIQNDSPDVDMSECDVKILTNNICDVCHDYYGYDRRRFKQRMFEIYVNLKRENNQDLRRKILTKAMSVLDLVEADTIQLAPEELKHKRQIEVERHYIRNVILPTELPQDPTSSTSASINDNSVLDGDDGSTTLAYKNNSFSANDSSRSIDTHGSSSPSSNESDYSTESYDSLSDSDDEEANQNSVDNNENWSADQQGSNQSDIEEESGTLDPPAVEFKEEYFNNVFSQTIHPSVGNQTEKSEDDIDENKHQLDTQDWSYFTLQKTVERIGNLLDGLPGYIAKPFRVPLKCGHKRIMLLMQRSHILQYNYNDTDQP, from the exons ATGGCGTTGAAAAAGAAAGGAGTCAAACGCGCCAGGCGTGCGTTAAGCCTACAACAAAAAGAAAAGAATAACCTAACGTCAGAGAAGGAAAGGATCAGAAATACGTATGGGAAAAAACTTGAAGAATGTCTGATACGAGGATTGGAGGAAATTCAGAATGATTCGCCAGATGTTGACATGTCCGAATGTGACGTGAAGATTCTTAcaaataatatatgtgaTGTTTGTCATGATTACTATGGATACGATCGCAGAAGATTCAAACAAAGAATGTTCgaaatatatgttaatctCAAACGAGAAAACAACCAAGATCTCAGAAGGAAGATTTTAACAAAAGCAATGTCTGTTTTGGATCTTGTAGAAGCTGATACAATACAGCTGGCACCAGAAGAATTAAAACATAAGCGGCAGATAGAGGTTGAGCGTCATTACATAAGAAACGTTATCCTGCCGACGGAACTTCCACAGGATCCAACATCAAGTACAAGCGCTTCAATAAATGACAACTCGGTGTTGGATGGAGACGATGGTAGTACCACGCTTGCATATAAAAACAATTCCTTTTCAGCTAATGATAGCTCCCGTAGTATTGATACCCATGGATCTAGCTCGCCATCCAGCAATGAAAGTGACTACTCTACAGAGTCATATGATAGCCTTAGTGATTcggatgatgaagaagCCAACCAGAATAGCGTAGATAACAATGAAAACTGGAGTGCAGATCAACAAGGGTCTAATCAATCTGATATCGAAGAAG AAAGTGGAACGTTAGATCCGCCAGCAGTAGAGTTTAAGGAAGAATATTTCAACAATGTCTTCTCCCAAACTATCCATCCTTCCGTTGGAAATCAGACAGAAAAGAGTGAAGACgatattgatgaaaacAAACACCAACTTGATACTCAAGACTGGTCATACTTTACGTTACAAAAAACCGTGGAAAGGATTGGAAATTTGCTGGATGGGCTACCGGGATATATAGCAAAACCGTTTAGGGTTCCATTAAAATGTGGACATAAAAGAATTATGCTACTTATGCAAAGATCGCACATTCTTCAGTACAATTATAATGACACTGATCAACCATAA
- a CDS encoding putative integral membrane protein yields the protein MCVTVKRYFQVPWHVQDARVIDVLTLVCYPLVSSLMALAVSLNVMVFMQMYTSIIPHWYITMSYCSCVSATLSFILFVLSTIYGRSICAALGYICFEAFFIQQVPLSIELLLEPGLEAQMDPPVLMMMRATVIFFDIVVLWMGIRLALVIIALTEAMMRGGMLWDLDDAKERHFGDHPRNYSISVPEDES from the exons ATGTGCGTTACTGTGAAACGTTACTTTCAAGTGCCCTGGCATGTTCAGGATGCTCGTGTCATTGATGTTCTAACCCTAGTTTGTTACCCTTTAGTTTCTTCATTGATGGCTCTTGCCGTTTCTTTAAATGTAATGGTGTTCATGCAGATGTACACTAGTATAATTCCTCATTGGTACATAACTATGAGCTATTGCAGCTGTGTATCAGCTACACTAAGTTTCATTTTGTTTGTGTTAAGTACCATATACGGTCGTTCAATATGCGCTGCGTTagggtatatatgttttgaGGCATTCTTTATACAGCAA GTTCCTTTGAGCATAGAGCTACTTTTGGAGCCGGGGTTGGAAGCGCAAATGGACCCGCCTGtattgatgatgatgcGAGCCACAGTGATTTTCTTTGACATTGTTGTCTTGTGGATGGGAATCAGGTTAGCCTTGGTGATAATTGCTTTGACCGAGGCCATGATGCGTGGTGGTATGCTTTGGGATTTGGATGATGCTAAAGAGCGTCATTTTGGGGATCATCCACGTAATTATTCCATCTCTGTACCAGAGGACGAATCATAA
- a CDS encoding oxoglutarate dehydrogenase (succinyl-transferring) E1 component, with translation MVKNIFTGCRYVRRLLASRAFGTSSKPEAGVPISSTNRSFVSELYSCVSDEGDRLALLRLSELVRAYRTEGHCVSTLDPLDLPREPPFHRFIPSDVSTKLCHTTYGLKDEDLGRPLPSGLIPGHMGSSSTVAECIDNLRRTYCGDFAVEFIHLPEEEQRFFIERIERPGAMDFSKEDRLNFFRSIARAVTFERFCTKAFPTVKRFGADGIESSILAVDVLSEMSMAFGVDSLIMGMSHRGRLNMLVNVLNRPLEEMFAEFRGKNWYATEGSEYCGDVKYHFGYSSKRGNLHVDMLNNPSHLQFVHPVVAGKARARQVISNLESTRVLPVVLHGDAAFSGEGVTYETVQMSRIPEYTVGGTINIVVNNQIGFTTYPSGGASTRYTTDIAKMVESPALHANAHNVEAVVLASRLAFEYRQKFGKDVFVDLIGFRKFGHNELDMPKFTNAEMYARIEKKEDVLVAYRKFLLSHGVFTEPELLAIESEIQDVFEAALKKSKDIVDIPLPPHSLNWKIPPLSSTVTGVEPHRLVELGKALNGVPQDYQLHPAIRRIYNERSKAIEAGNNIDTGLAEALAYASLAEDGYRVRLVGQDSKRGTFSHRHSSVQCQKTFRFFNIFENVPNGSNIEVYNSLLSETAAMAFEYGYGLEDSRVLNIWEAQFGDFANVAQPIIDEFVVSGEAKWAQKSAMCLFLPHGFDGQGPDHSSARIERYLQLSNEPEDVSEFVSMSTDDHARRVNIAVINCTRSSNLFHALRRQMLRDMRKPLIVMTGKKLLKLRGTYCNIEEFGPSYGFRPMIPASVSNEDAVDTLILCSGQVYFDISDRVSELSVGNVAVTTVEQLCPFPAGALKSELERYPNLKRLVWCQEEHANAGGWSYVSPRICSLLAHLGSGLRLEYVGRPPLSAPSCGDSRTHGVELQKFLSIAIPEK, from the exons ATGGttaaaaatatttttaCTGGTTGTCGTTACGTACGACGCCTTTTGGCTTCCAGAGCCTTTGGAACATCCTCAAAACCTGAA GCTGGAGTGCCAATTTCATCTACAAATCGCTCTTTTGTGTCTGAATTGTATTCATGTGTGTCAGATG AAGGGGATCGATTAGCTCTTTTACGTTTATCGGAGCTTGTTAGAGCATACCGCACTGAAGGACATTGCGTCTCCACGTTGGATCCTCTTGATTTACCTCGTGAGCCTCCATTTCATCGTTTCATTCCTTCTGACGTATCCACTAAA TTATGTCATACTACTTATGGATTGAAGGATGAGGATTTGGGTCGTCCTCTCCCTTCGGGTCTTATTCCCGGTCACATGGGTTCTTCTTCCACCGTTGCTGAGTGCATAGATAATTTGCGTCGTACCTATTGTGGCGATTTTGCTGTGGAGTTTATTCATTTGCCCGAGGAAGAGCAGCGTTTTTTCATTGAGCGCATTGAGCGTCCTGGTGCTATGGATTTCAGCAAGGAGGATCGTCTTAATTTTTTCAGGTCTATAGCTCGTGCTGTAACGTTTGAGCGTTTTTGCACTAAGGCATTTCCCACAGTGAAGCGTTTTGGTGCTGACGGCATAGAATCATCCATTCTTGCAGTTGACGTTTTGAGTGAGATGTCTATGGCATTTGGCGTTGATTCTCTTATAATGGGCATGTCGCATCGAGGACGTTTGAATATGCTAGTGAACGTTCTTAATAGGCCGTTGGAAGAGATGTTTGCTGAATTTCGTGGTAAGAATTGGTACGCCACTGAGGGTAGTGAATACTGCGGTGATGTCAAGTATCACTTTGGCTACAGTAGCAAGCGCGGTAACTTACATGTTGACATGTTGAACAACCCATCTCACTTACAATTTGTTCATCCTGTGGTTGCTGGTAAAGCTCGTGCTCGTCAGGTAATATCTAATCTTGAATCGACTCGTGTGCTTCCTGTTGTCCTTCACGGTGACGCCGCGTTTAGTGGTGAGGGTGTAACTTACGAGACTGTTCAGATGTCCCGTATCCCTGAATACACTGTTGGTGGTACTATTAACATTGTTGTGAACAATCAAATTGGTTTCACAACATATCCTTCTGGCGGTGCATCAACTCGTTACACCACTGACATTGCCAAAATGGTTGAATCTCCGGCTCTTCATGCTAACGCTCACAATGTTGAGGCTGTTGTTTTGGCATCTCGCCTTGCGTTTGAGTACCGTCAGAAGTTTGGTAAGGATGTTTTCGTTGATCTTATTGGTTTCCGTAAATTCGGCCACAATGAGTTAGACATGCCCAAATTCACTAATGCTGAGATGTATGCTCGCATTGAGAAGAAGGAGGATGTTTTGGTTGCTTATCGTAAATTCTTGTTATCTCATGGCGTATTTACAGAACCAGAGCTTCTTGCTATTGAATCTGAAATCCAAGATGTTTTTGAGGCAGCTCTTAAGAAGTCGAAAGATATTGTCGACATCCCTCTACCTCCTCATTCATTGAACTGGAAGATTCCACCTCTATCGTCCACGGTTACTGGTGTTGAACCTCATCGTTTAGTTGAGTTAGGCAAGGCGTTGAATGGTGTTCCTCAGGACTACCAGCTGCACCCTGCAATCCgtcgtatatacaatgaGCGTTCTAAAGCAATTGAGGCGGGTAACAACATTGATACTGGTCTTGCTGAGGCATTAGCGTATGCATCTCTTGCTGAGGATGGATATCGTGTACGTTTAGTGGGACAAGACTCTAAACGTGGTACATTTTCACATCGTCATTCTAGTGTACAATGCCAGAAAACTTTCCGTTTCTTCAACATTTTTGAGAACGTTCCTAATGGTTCTAACATTGAGGTGTATAATTCCTTATTGTCGGAAACGGCTGCCATGGCTTTTGAGTATGGTTACGGCCTCGAGGATTCTCGCGTTTTGAACATTTGGGAAGCACAATTTGGTGATTTTGCGAACGTTGCTCAGCCTATAATTGACGAATTTGTTGTTAGCGGTGAGGCTAAATGGGCTCAGAAGTCTGCGATGTGTTTATTCTTGCCTCATGGTTTTGATGGACAAGGTCCCGATCACAGTTCCGCTCGTATCGAGCGTTACTTACAGCTTTCCAATGAGCCGGAGGACGTTTCGGAATTTGTATCAATGTCTACTGACGACCATGCTCGTCGCGTTAACATTGCTGTGATTAATTGCACCCGGTCAAGTAACTTGTTCCACGCATTGCGTCGTCAGATGTTACGTGACATGCGTAAGCCTTTGATTGTGATGACTGGTAAGAAGTTATTGAAGTTACGTGGCACTTATTGCAATATTGAAGAGTTTGGCCcgtcatatggattcaggCCTATGATTCCTGCATCTGTATCTAATGAGGATGCTGTTGACACATTGATTTTGTGTAGTGGACAGGTATACTTTGATATTTCTGATCGTGTTTCTGAGCTTAGTGTTGGTAACGTTGCGGTTACTACTGTTGAACAGTTATGCCCATTCCCAGCTGGTGCTTTGAAGTCTGAATTGGAGCGTTATCCGAATTTGAAGCGTTTGGTTTGGTGTCAAGAGGAGCACGCTAATGCTGGTGGTTGGTCTTACGTATCACCTCGCATTTGCAGTTTGTTGGCACACTTAGGTTCCGGACTTCGTTTGGAATATGTGGGCAGGCCTCCACTTTCAGCTCCTAGTTGTGGTGATTCTCGTACTCACGGTGTAGAGTTGCAGAAGTTTTTATCTATTGCTATTCCTGAAAAATGA
- a CDS encoding putative integral membrane protein, producing the protein MELHHASDSNAIPGVAPSGFVRSRKRFKAYTWSYKKTITPIASFFLVVNQMIGIGMSDIPSVMRDGGWIPALIANLLISIVAALCSLMLLRAMTLIPHNENFGHRIEYSALVKYYLSDYNFRLVSILNHVGNLCSVISGILAFSKLVDLLLVKAFGWTLAFQVHPFVFIGRADLDVVTGIYESGSYHGEGVHSMRLAITLGYVICALVCLRLSSCALEETMGFHVFSFFAFIGCGMQMAIFGLTRSLRVGAAKRPPALGNLRFVKLLLTFVENFSVASSTPSWANEMTNDVKVSRTMWTSTLFTAIVYHVLGYIFCFAFPDNSGDIVSDILLSNTGVLAHAALCLFVAVNVLPDVVFGTISTKYNLLNLGYCNRGAAYFWGCVLPFTFSWLLSNESYFIDYLGHIGLISALFCDFVVPVIVYKVATAGFADLSTSAHGSLQRQKSFILDDNNNSALFKRGTSLLFKNMSTFGRAFTCDYINRGQSNDQSTIVPLEDGGSFLDRYDMPVDENGKPIDYATFKIIRPPLTPREDDHLYNVISMKKRKSRVSFDFPDDDDFEDDVQCSTSSLDAERDVPQKRVELFPFVSLERHSGLLTQFILATLATFAVVPMFLNFWL; encoded by the exons ATGGAGTTGCATCATGCATCGGATAGCAATGCCATTCCTGGCGTTGCGCCAAGTGGTTTTGTTCGATCTCGTAAGCGTTTCAAGGCTTACACATGGTCGTACAAGAAGACTATTACGCCAATAGCTTCATTTTTTCTGGTTGTTAACCAGATGATTGGCATTG GTATGAGTGACATTCCTTCAGTAATGCGTGATGGTGGTTGGATTCCGGCACTGATTGCTAATTTGTTGATATCCATAGTTGCTGCTTTATGCAGTTTGATGTTACTTCGTGCGATGACCTTGATTCCTCATAATGAGAACTTTGGTCACCGTATAGAGTACAGTGCATTGGTGAAGTATTATTTATCGGATTACAATTTCAGGCTCGTATCTATATTGAATCATGTTGGCAACCTTTGCAGTGTGATCAGTGGTATATTGGCATTTTCTAAGCTTGTTGATTTACTGCTTGTGAAGGCTTTTGGATGGACATTAGCATTCCAGGTTCATCCATTTGTATTTATCGGTCGTGCTGATCTTGATGTTGTCACTGGTATATACGAATCGGGTTCATATCATGGTGAGGGTGTTCATTCCATGCGTTTGGCTATAACCCTGGGTTATGTGATATGTGCTTTGGTTTGCTTGCGTTTAAGTTCATGTGCTCTTGAGGAGACTATGGGTTTTCACGTATTTTCATTCTTTGCATTCATTGGTTGTGGTATGCAGATGGCTATATTTGGTTTGACTCGTAGTCTTCGTGTTGGCGCAGCCAAGCGGCCTCCTGCATTGGGGAACCTTAGATTTGTAAAGCTGCTGTTGACTTTTGTTGAGAACTTCAGTGTGGCAAGCAGTACTCCTTCATGGGCCAATGAGATGACTAATGATGTAAAGGTCAGCCGTACTATGTGGACTAGTACGTTGTTTACGGCTATTGTATACCATGTACTGGGTTACATATTCTGTTTTGCTTTTCCTGACAATTCTGGTGACATAGTGAGTGACATACTATTGAGCAACACTGGTGTTTTAGCTCACGCTGCATTATGTTTATTCGTTGCTGTGAACGTGTTGCCTGATGTTGTGTTCGGTACTATTAGTACTAAATATAACTTGCTGAACCTGGGTTATTGTAACCGTGGCGCTGCCTATTTTTGGGGCTGTGTATTACCGTTTACATTCAGTTGGCTTTTATCTAATGAGTCATATTTCATTGATTACttgggtcacattggtttgATATCAGCTTTGTTTTGTGACTTTGTGGTTCCGGTAATTGTGTACAAGGTAGCAACTGCCGGTTTTGCAGACCTTTCAACATCAGCACATGGTTCGTTGCAAAGGCAAAAGTCTTTTATATTAGATGATAATAATAATTCAGCATTATTCAAACGCGGCACTAGTCTATTATTCAAGAATATGAGCACGTTTGGTCGTGCATTCACGTGTGACTACATTAATCGTGGTCAGAGTAACGACCAATCCACTATAGTCCCTCTTGAGGATGGTGGTTCATTTCTTGATAGGTACGACATGCCCGTTGATGAGAATGGGAAGCCTATTGACTACGCTACTTTTAAGATAATTCGTCCTCCACTGACCCCTCGTGAGGATGAccatttgtataatgtCATTTCTATGAAGAAGCGTAAGAGTCGTGTATCGTTTGACTTTCCGGATGACGATGATTTTGAGGACGACGTTCAATGTAGTACATCGTCGTTAGACGCTGAAAGAGATGTTCCGCAGAAACGAGTTGAGTTATTTCCATTCGTTTCTCTTGAGCGTCACAGTGGTTTGTTAACTCAGTTTATATTGGCAACATTGGCTACGTTTGCTGTTGTTCCAATGTTCCTCAACTTTTGGCTATAG
- a CDS encoding putative ADP-ribosylation factor-like protein 2: MGLLKVIRKGKALEQEIRVLLLGLDNAGKTTILKCLNGEDISRVEPTLGFNIKTLEHNGYQVNFWDVGGQKTIRSFWRNYFESTDALVWVVDSADVLRVDDSRREIDSILRQDQMSQCTLLVLANKQDVSGALSVQEIQERLGLEHVTNERSWRIHGCSGVTGEGIIEGLEWLVNDVARRIYTLDYVKR; this comes from the exons ATGGGACTTTTGAAGGTGATTCGCAAGGGCAAGGCACTGGAGCAGGAAATTCGCGTCCTTTTGCT TGGCCTTGATAACGCGGGGAAGACAACTATTTTAAAGTGCCTCAATGGCGAGGACATATCGCGCGTTGAGCCTACTTTAGGCTTCAACATAAAGACGTTGGAACATAATGG ATATCAGGTAAACTTCTGGGACGTCGGTGGTCAAAAAACTATCCGTTCATTTTGGCGCAATTATTTTGAGAGTACTGACGCGTTGGTTTGGGTTGTGGACTCGGCTGATGTGTTACGTGTGGATGATTCCCGGAGGGAGATAGACTCGATTTTACGCCAGGAT CAAATGTCTCAATGCACGCTGCTTGTTTTGGCCAATAAACAAGATGTGTCTGGTGCCTTGAGTGTTCAGGAGATACAAGAG CGTTTGGGTTTAGAACACGTTACCAACGAGCGCAGCTGGCGTATCCACGGTTGCAGTGGTGTAACTGGAGAGGGTATTATCGAGGGTCTCGAGTGGCTTGTGAATGACGTTGCTCGTAGaatttacacattggacTATGTGAAGCGTTGA
- a CDS encoding Transcription factor TFIIH complex subunit Tfb5 family protein, whose protein sequence is MVTSMRGILVKCDPPTMEIVKQINETRHFIIEQLDESVALCQESVFDFLSEEVTRRLEFAERLTPTDAKTNADES, encoded by the exons ATGGTCACCTCTATGCGGGGTATATTAGTCAAATG CGATCCGCCAACAATGGAAATAGTCAAGCAAATCAACGAAACAAGACATTTCATCATAGAGCAACTGGATGAAAGCGTTGCGCTGTGCCAGGAAAGCGTATTCGATTTCCTAAGT GAGGAAGTGACAAGAAGGCTGGAATTTGCCGAGCGATTGACGCCAACCGATGCCAAAACTAACGCCGATGAATCGTGA